Proteins encoded by one window of Streptacidiphilus sp. PB12-B1b:
- a CDS encoding carbohydrate ABC transporter permease, translating into MATSTAPRPGRAAERAAAPARPALRRTGAAFPYLLLLPAAAVLALVLGYPLARLVLISFQDYGLRALFTGVVPWAGWANYRAVLSDPELVPVLLRTAGFCAALVAGTLVVGMLVALMLGALGRRMRTAVTLCLIAAWAVPNVASTLVWQWLFQPVYGVVNWLLTQTGLFGDLTQHDWTTSAASAFLLVWLLVVWQSVPFVALTLHAGLTQIPRAYYEAAALDGAGPVTVFRAITLPFLRPVLGLVGILSVIWDFNVFNQIWILTQGGPNQGTTTLGIWSFTTAFSSNSLGQGAAIAVVSVLLLLVLTAFYVRRLVRSGEDL; encoded by the coding sequence ATGGCCACCTCCACCGCACCCCGCCCCGGGCGCGCCGCCGAGCGGGCGGCGGCCCCCGCCCGGCCCGCGCTGCGGCGCACCGGCGCGGCGTTCCCGTACCTGCTGCTGCTCCCCGCCGCCGCCGTCCTGGCCCTGGTCCTGGGCTATCCGCTGGCCCGGCTGGTGCTGATCTCCTTCCAGGACTACGGGCTGCGCGCCCTGTTCACCGGGGTCGTGCCCTGGGCCGGCTGGGCCAACTACCGCGCGGTGCTGTCCGATCCGGAGCTGGTCCCGGTGCTGCTGCGGACCGCCGGGTTCTGCGCCGCGCTGGTGGCCGGGACGCTGGTCGTCGGCATGCTGGTCGCGCTGATGCTGGGGGCCCTGGGCCGGCGGATGCGCACTGCGGTCACGCTGTGCCTGATCGCCGCCTGGGCCGTGCCCAACGTGGCCTCCACCCTGGTGTGGCAGTGGCTGTTCCAGCCCGTCTACGGGGTCGTCAACTGGCTGCTGACGCAGACCGGGCTCTTCGGCGACCTGACCCAGCACGACTGGACCACCTCGGCGGCCTCGGCCTTCCTGCTGGTGTGGCTGCTGGTGGTGTGGCAGTCCGTGCCGTTCGTGGCGCTGACCCTGCACGCCGGGCTGACGCAGATCCCGCGCGCCTACTACGAGGCCGCGGCGCTGGACGGCGCGGGCCCGGTGACCGTGTTCCGAGCGATCACCCTGCCGTTTCTGCGGCCGGTCCTGGGGCTGGTCGGCATCCTCTCGGTGATCTGGGACTTCAACGTCTTCAACCAGATCTGGATCCTCACCCAGGGCGGCCCGAACCAGGGCACCACCACGCTCGGCATCTGGTCCTTCACCACGGCGTTCAGCAGCAACTCGCTGGGCCAGGGCGCCGCGATCGCGGTCGTGTCGGTCCTGCTGCTGCTCGTCCTCACCGCCTTCTACGTGCGCCGGCTGGTGCGGTCGGGAGAAGACCTGTGA
- a CDS encoding beta-N-acetylhexosaminidase, translating into MIIPRPTELTPHPGRFVIGPDLHLDVGPGTEAAAELLAGYLGRGRARSAAGPRIALSLSPAAPDSAGNQAYTLSIRPDLVTLASPGVAGLLNGVQTLRQLLPPAALDQAAARAEDWWWPCADVRDRPRLAWRGALLDVARHFLPLEFLYRFVDELALHKLNVFQLHLNDDQGWRIEIDGLPRLTEVGAWRAESALGPGGPGGPVPGNGTPHGGYYTQAELRGLVSYARARGVSVVPEITMPGHARAVLAAYPGLGNRPGHPLPVWTSWGVSEDILAVSDQALDFCRQVLAQTMEVFPSRYVHLGGDECPTVQWQHSPQARDRARRLGLASPAELHGWFLGRMRDFLAGSGRRAVAWDEKGYAAGTVPSGIVLGAWRDPAHGAHAVARGHQVVMAPHRSTYFDYPQSDDPGEPQGQPGGTVRLADVYAFDPLAGPTTGPLPSADPAADSAPGVLGTQAQLWTEYAPTPEHVTYLAYPRLCALAEVAWSEGRRDFTEFQGRLAHHRKRLGALGSAPRRPRPPGDRSPALRHPGTMDT; encoded by the coding sequence GTGATCATCCCCCGTCCCACCGAGCTCACCCCGCACCCCGGGCGGTTCGTCATCGGCCCGGATCTGCACCTGGACGTCGGGCCCGGGACCGAGGCGGCCGCTGAGCTGCTCGCCGGCTACCTCGGCCGCGGGCGGGCCCGCAGCGCCGCGGGCCCGCGGATCGCCCTGTCCCTCTCCCCCGCCGCGCCGGACTCGGCGGGCAACCAGGCGTACACCCTGAGCATCCGGCCCGACCTGGTCACCCTGGCCTCCCCCGGGGTGGCCGGGCTGCTGAACGGCGTGCAGACGCTGCGGCAGCTGCTGCCGCCGGCCGCCCTGGACCAGGCCGCCGCCCGCGCCGAGGACTGGTGGTGGCCCTGCGCGGACGTCCGGGACCGGCCCCGGCTGGCCTGGCGCGGCGCGCTGCTGGACGTCGCCCGGCACTTCCTGCCGCTGGAGTTCCTGTACCGCTTCGTCGACGAGCTGGCACTGCACAAGCTCAACGTGTTCCAGCTGCACCTGAACGACGACCAGGGCTGGCGGATCGAGATCGACGGCCTGCCCCGGCTGACCGAGGTGGGCGCCTGGCGCGCCGAGTCGGCGCTCGGGCCGGGCGGCCCGGGCGGACCGGTGCCCGGCAACGGCACCCCGCACGGCGGCTACTACACCCAGGCCGAACTGCGCGGCCTGGTCTCCTACGCCCGGGCGCGCGGGGTCAGCGTGGTCCCGGAGATCACCATGCCCGGGCACGCCCGCGCGGTGCTGGCCGCCTACCCCGGGCTGGGCAACCGCCCCGGGCACCCGCTGCCGGTGTGGACCAGCTGGGGCGTCAGCGAGGACATCCTGGCCGTCAGCGACCAGGCCCTGGACTTCTGCCGACAGGTCCTCGCGCAGACCATGGAGGTCTTCCCCTCCCGCTACGTGCACCTCGGCGGCGACGAGTGCCCCACCGTGCAGTGGCAGCACAGCCCGCAGGCCCGCGACCGGGCCCGGCGGCTGGGCCTGGCCTCGCCCGCCGAGCTGCACGGCTGGTTCCTGGGCCGGATGCGGGACTTCCTGGCCGGGTCCGGACGCCGGGCCGTGGCCTGGGACGAGAAGGGCTACGCCGCAGGCACGGTGCCGTCCGGCATCGTCCTCGGCGCCTGGCGCGACCCGGCCCACGGCGCGCACGCGGTGGCGCGCGGCCACCAGGTGGTGATGGCGCCGCACCGGTCGACGTACTTCGACTACCCGCAGAGCGACGACCCCGGGGAGCCGCAGGGCCAGCCCGGAGGAACGGTGCGGCTGGCCGACGTCTACGCGTTCGACCCGCTGGCCGGTCCGACGACCGGTCCGCTGCCCTCCGCCGACCCGGCCGCCGACAGCGCACCGGGCGTGCTGGGCACCCAGGCGCAGCTGTGGACCGAGTACGCGCCCACGCCCGAGCACGTCACCTACCTCGCCTACCCCCGGCTGTGCGCGCTGGCCGAGGTCGCCTGGAGCGAGGGCCGACGGGACTTCACCGAGTTCCAGGGCAGGCTGGCGCACCACCGCAAGCGGCTCGGCGCGCTGGGCAGCGCGCCCCGGCGTCCCCGCCCGCCGGGCGACCGATCGCCCGCACTCCGACACCCTGGGACGATGGACACGTGA
- a CDS encoding DUF4241 domain-containing protein translates to MDHETDVRLAAGPDESRYLDAVFVPGAQLGTRSDDPTAFVRVVEVRDVTKIRIPSGRLVVDSPWPEDDDPLPGPHVGRELAVRIPAGVFRVEAAWTEAPYEFMGERFADREVAAVRLCITEDAVTRWEMALGVEDDIETVHAGERVGFDSETGMGCFADAAAWEALTAPFRAFWKGAREGIGQPRDTESLCNDFFERVSDEGHGADLLAFTAEGACAVWLGRTATGALASVAVADGYHAVAGNPGR, encoded by the coding sequence ATGGATCATGAAACAGATGTCCGGCTGGCGGCCGGCCCCGACGAGAGCAGGTACCTGGACGCGGTCTTCGTTCCCGGGGCTCAGCTCGGAACGCGCTCCGATGATCCGACGGCATTCGTCCGGGTCGTCGAGGTGAGGGACGTGACGAAGATCCGCATCCCCAGCGGCCGTCTCGTCGTCGACTCGCCGTGGCCGGAGGACGACGACCCGTTGCCGGGCCCGCACGTCGGCCGCGAGCTGGCCGTGCGGATCCCGGCGGGCGTCTTCCGGGTGGAGGCCGCGTGGACCGAGGCACCGTACGAGTTCATGGGCGAGCGTTTCGCTGACCGGGAGGTCGCCGCCGTCCGGCTGTGCATCACCGAGGACGCCGTGACCAGGTGGGAGATGGCACTCGGGGTCGAGGACGACATCGAGACCGTTCACGCTGGTGAACGGGTCGGATTCGACTCCGAGACCGGCATGGGATGCTTCGCCGACGCCGCCGCCTGGGAGGCTTTGACAGCGCCCTTCCGGGCGTTCTGGAAAGGGGCACGAGAGGGCATCGGTCAGCCCCGTGACACGGAAAGCCTCTGCAACGACTTCTTCGAGCGCGTCAGTGACGAGGGACACGGGGCGGACCTGCTGGCGTTCACGGCTGAGGGAGCCTGCGCCGTCTGGCTGGGGCGCACGGCGACGGGGGCCCTTGCCTCGGTCGCCGTGGCCGACGGATACCACGCCGTCGCCGGGAATCCCGGGCGCTGA
- a CDS encoding carbohydrate ABC transporter permease, with protein sequence MNPNRRPGHRRALNAAAVLFCLLWAFPVYWMVDTAFKPYGDILSTTPRFLPFPFTLANFADAVRKPGFLTDLANSAVVTCAVVLLSIVLAFFAAVALARFRFLGRRGFLIAVLVVQMVPQPALLIPVFLGLKSADLLNTLVGLVLTYVAMVLPFTIWTLRGFLHGIPVELEEAAMLDGAGRMTVIRSVLLPLVMPGIIATSVFAFITAWNDYLFAYVLMKDQSHYTLPVWLVSFSTSTGTDYGGLIAASTLFALPVVVFFMLIQRRLVAGMTAGAVKD encoded by the coding sequence GTGAACCCGAACCGACGGCCCGGCCACCGGCGGGCGCTGAACGCCGCCGCCGTGCTGTTCTGCCTCCTATGGGCGTTCCCCGTCTACTGGATGGTCGACACCGCCTTCAAGCCCTACGGCGACATCCTCAGCACCACCCCGCGGTTCCTGCCGTTCCCGTTCACCCTGGCCAACTTCGCCGACGCGGTGCGCAAACCGGGGTTCCTGACCGACCTGGCCAACAGCGCCGTGGTGACCTGCGCGGTGGTGCTGCTCTCGATCGTGCTGGCGTTCTTCGCGGCCGTCGCGCTGGCCCGGTTCCGCTTCCTGGGGCGGCGCGGCTTCCTGATCGCCGTCCTGGTGGTGCAGATGGTCCCGCAACCGGCCCTGCTGATCCCGGTCTTCCTCGGCCTCAAGAGCGCGGACCTGCTGAACACCCTGGTCGGGCTGGTGCTGACGTACGTCGCCATGGTGCTGCCGTTCACCATCTGGACCCTGCGCGGGTTCCTGCACGGCATTCCGGTGGAGCTGGAGGAGGCGGCGATGCTGGACGGCGCCGGCCGGATGACCGTCATCCGCAGCGTCCTGCTGCCGCTGGTCATGCCGGGGATCATCGCCACCAGCGTCTTCGCCTTCATCACCGCGTGGAACGACTACCTGTTCGCCTATGTGCTGATGAAGGACCAGAGCCACTACACCCTGCCGGTCTGGCTGGTCTCCTTCAGCACCAGCACCGGCACCGACTACGGCGGACTGATCGCCGCCTCCACCCTGTTCGCCCTGCCCGTGGTGGTGTTCTTCATGCTCATCCAGCGCCGCCTGGTCGCCGGCATGACCGCCGGGGCCGTCAAGGACTGA
- a CDS encoding GntR family transcriptional regulator has protein sequence MTGSDKAPTRATTKRDLVRAHLLEVIEKSGPGTSLAPERDLAVQLGVSRPTIRAAVEELTRSGLLVRQHGRGTFTSPHKVTQEMSGTTTNALAVPPAEGDWTSRVVQFTVAAAGPHRAARLGLNAQSPVLRIVRVRNVDDEPIAIERLELPAELVPGLAPADMESGNFYQLLRERYQIVVMDAVQTLEPAVTNPQQADLMDVPVFSPILQIERTTRDTTGRTVEFAQSVYRGDRYRITSKLRFDAASG, from the coding sequence GTGACCGGCAGCGACAAGGCCCCCACTCGGGCCACCACCAAGCGCGACCTGGTGCGCGCACACCTGCTCGAAGTGATCGAGAAGTCGGGCCCGGGCACCAGCCTGGCCCCCGAACGCGACCTGGCCGTGCAGCTCGGGGTCTCCCGGCCGACCATCCGCGCGGCGGTCGAGGAGCTGACCCGCAGCGGCCTGCTGGTCCGCCAGCACGGCCGCGGGACCTTCACCAGCCCGCACAAGGTCACCCAGGAGATGTCCGGGACCACCACCAACGCCCTGGCCGTGCCGCCCGCCGAGGGCGACTGGACCAGCCGGGTGGTGCAGTTCACCGTCGCCGCGGCGGGCCCGCACCGGGCCGCCCGGCTGGGCCTGAACGCCCAGAGCCCGGTGCTGCGGATCGTCCGCGTCCGCAACGTCGACGACGAGCCGATCGCCATCGAACGGCTGGAGCTGCCCGCCGAGTTGGTCCCCGGCCTGGCCCCGGCCGACATGGAGAGCGGCAACTTCTACCAGCTGCTGCGCGAGCGCTACCAGATCGTGGTCATGGACGCCGTCCAGACCCTGGAGCCCGCGGTGACCAACCCGCAGCAGGCCGACCTCATGGACGTCCCGGTGTTCTCCCCGATCCTCCAGATCGAGCGGACCACCCGGGACACCACCGGGCGCACCGTGGAGTTCGCCCAGTCCGTCTACCGGGGCGACCGCTACCGGATCACCTCCAAGCTCCGCTTCGACGCCGCCTCCGGCTGA
- a CDS encoding GyrI-like domain-containing protein, with translation MAELHAAVQAQALEPTGPSGGLYASEIFQDDRGRATVFVPVEGRVRCIGRVESLVVPGAELAVITHRGSLADIDLTYGELGAYTTRHEISVAGPLQEYYLRDARHSPDPSQWATEIGWPVFRAVPDEPPGTARRR, from the coding sequence CTGGCGGAACTGCACGCCGCGGTCCAGGCCCAGGCGCTGGAACCGACCGGTCCCAGCGGCGGCCTGTACGCAAGCGAGATCTTCCAGGACGACCGCGGCCGGGCCACGGTCTTCGTCCCGGTGGAGGGGCGCGTGCGCTGCATCGGGCGCGTCGAGTCCCTGGTCGTCCCGGGCGCGGAGCTGGCTGTCATCACCCACCGCGGCTCCCTGGCCGACATCGACCTCACCTACGGCGAACTGGGCGCCTACACGACCCGTCACGAGATCAGCGTCGCCGGCCCGCTGCAGGAGTACTACCTGCGCGACGCCCGCCACAGCCCCGACCCCTCCCAATGGGCCACCGAGATCGGCTGGCCCGTCTTCCGGGCGGTGCCGGACGAGCCGCCCGGTACGGCTCGTCGACGCTGA
- a CDS encoding class II glutamine amidotransferase, whose translation MCRLFGLSSAPHRIKATFWLVEAPDSLEVQSRGNPDGTGVGVFTPDGAAVAYRQPQAAWEDRDFALEAGELESATFVAHVRFASTGELTTANTHPFEQDGRLFAHNGVIEGLDQLDARLSELGADSAALVHGQTDSERFFALITTEIGRHHGDVTAGITAAANWVAAQLPLFSINLVLTTPDGLWALRYPETHELFVLDRAAGGPGTADPLDHADADSRVHARSSDLAQVSCVVVASERMDDDPGWRLLEPGELIRVGPDSAITSSLAVARPPAHPLAVTDLHSRAAASQSAH comes from the coding sequence ATGTGTCGCCTCTTCGGACTGTCCAGTGCACCCCATCGGATCAAGGCCACTTTCTGGCTGGTCGAAGCTCCGGACAGCCTGGAGGTGCAGAGCCGGGGAAACCCGGACGGGACCGGGGTGGGCGTCTTCACGCCCGACGGAGCCGCAGTGGCCTACCGCCAACCCCAGGCCGCGTGGGAAGACCGTGACTTCGCCCTGGAGGCGGGCGAGCTGGAGTCCGCCACGTTCGTGGCGCACGTGCGCTTCGCCTCCACCGGGGAGCTGACCACAGCCAACACGCACCCCTTCGAGCAGGACGGTCGGCTGTTCGCCCACAACGGCGTCATCGAGGGCCTGGACCAGCTGGACGCCCGGCTGTCCGAGCTGGGCGCCGACTCGGCGGCGCTGGTGCACGGCCAGACTGATTCCGAGCGCTTCTTCGCCCTGATCACCACCGAGATCGGCCGGCACCACGGCGACGTCACGGCCGGGATCACTGCGGCCGCGAACTGGGTGGCCGCCCAGCTGCCCCTGTTCAGCATCAACCTGGTCCTCACCACGCCGGACGGCCTGTGGGCGCTGCGCTACCCCGAGACCCACGAGCTGTTCGTCCTGGACCGCGCCGCGGGCGGCCCGGGCACGGCAGACCCCCTGGACCACGCGGACGCCGACAGCCGGGTGCATGCCCGGTCGTCCGATCTGGCCCAGGTGTCCTGCGTCGTCGTGGCCAGCGAGCGGATGGACGACGACCCCGGCTGGCGCCTCCTTGAGCCGGGAGAGCTGATCCGGGTCGGTCCGGACAGCGCGATCACCTCGTCCCTCGCCGTTGCCCGCCCGCCCGCGCACCCGCTGGCGGTCACCGATCTGCACTCCCGCGCCGCAGCCTCGCAGAGCGCCCACTGA
- a CDS encoding permease, whose product MHAILHALSITGSMTWEITWALILGFTLSAIVQAVVRKASVVRLLGDDRPRTLVVASGLGVSSSSCSYAAVALARSLFTKGADFTAAMAFEIASTNLVVELGVILALLMGWQFTAAEFTGGPVMIVVLALLFRVFLSGRLLREARTQAARGVAGSMEGHAAMDMSVQREGSFMNRLLSGEGFTSTAHVFVMEWAAILRDLVVGLLIAGAIAAWVPDSFWRAFFFAGHPLASKLWGPLIGPLVAVASFVCSVGNVPLAVVLWKGGISFGGVVAFIFADLLILPILNIYRKYYGTRMTVFLFVTFYAAMVIAGYLVELVFGGLGIIPDNSKAKVPTGGVSWDYTTWLNIVFLALAAAFVIRFLRTGGREMFRMMGGSPDTGPDPEHTGPDHHQP is encoded by the coding sequence GTGCACGCGATCCTGCATGCGCTGTCGATCACGGGATCGATGACCTGGGAAATCACCTGGGCCCTCATCCTCGGGTTCACCCTGTCTGCGATCGTGCAGGCGGTGGTGCGCAAGGCCAGCGTCGTCCGCCTGCTGGGCGACGACCGCCCGCGCACGCTGGTGGTCGCCTCCGGGCTGGGCGTGTCCTCGTCCTCGTGCTCGTACGCCGCCGTGGCCCTGGCCCGCTCCCTGTTCACCAAGGGAGCGGACTTCACCGCCGCGATGGCCTTCGAGATCGCGTCGACCAACCTGGTGGTGGAGCTCGGGGTGATCCTGGCGCTGCTCATGGGCTGGCAGTTCACCGCTGCGGAGTTCACCGGCGGACCGGTCATGATCGTCGTCCTGGCGCTGCTGTTCCGGGTGTTCCTGAGCGGGAGGCTGCTGCGCGAGGCCCGCACCCAGGCGGCGCGCGGGGTGGCCGGGTCCATGGAGGGACACGCGGCCATGGACATGTCCGTCCAGCGCGAGGGGTCCTTCATGAATCGGCTGCTGTCGGGCGAGGGCTTCACCTCCACCGCGCACGTCTTCGTCATGGAGTGGGCGGCGATCCTGCGGGACCTGGTCGTCGGCCTGCTCATCGCCGGGGCCATCGCCGCCTGGGTACCGGACTCCTTCTGGCGCGCCTTCTTCTTCGCCGGCCACCCGCTGGCGTCCAAGCTGTGGGGGCCGCTGATCGGCCCGCTGGTGGCCGTCGCCTCGTTCGTCTGCTCCGTCGGCAATGTGCCGCTGGCCGTCGTGCTGTGGAAGGGCGGCATCAGCTTCGGCGGCGTGGTGGCGTTCATCTTCGCCGACCTGCTGATCCTGCCGATCCTCAACATCTACCGGAAGTACTACGGCACGAGGATGACGGTGTTCCTCTTCGTCACCTTCTACGCGGCCATGGTCATCGCCGGATACCTGGTCGAGCTGGTCTTCGGCGGCCTGGGCATCATCCCCGACAACTCCAAGGCGAAGGTCCCCACGGGCGGGGTGAGCTGGGACTACACGACCTGGCTCAACATCGTCTTTCTCGCATTGGCCGCCGCCTTCGTCATCCGCTTCCTGCGCACCGGCGGCCGGGAGATGTTCCGCATGATGGGCGGTTCACCCGACACCGGCCCCGACCCCGAGCACACCGGCCCCGACCACCACCAGCCCTGA
- a CDS encoding penicillin acylase family protein, whose translation MRRSRSVPRPGRRSRRASVIVAFAAAAALIAPAATSAAPRTNADLPAAASAVTDYCGGQCSDILPPGENGNETLAQILLFKVFGTRPTNNNDQLAPYSNLVSSYTGLTDSQIDTFYNSSALGVPANQVQRVERPESGVTIVRDTSGIPHIYGDTRAEGEFGAGYAGAEDRLWVMDLMRHLGRAELTSFAGGAPANRTLEQNLWQTAPYTEADLQAQVNALASDGTQGAQVKSDIDSYLAGVNGYIAQVKAADDFPGEYDLTGQSMQPFTETDMIAIAGVVGGLFGSGGGEAMQSALVKEAAEAEYGVSRGDQVWSALREQNDPEATLTLHNGQSFPYGEPSGTPVAAAMPDPGTVTPITLVQNATGSAAASAAKRATAAPKAGSAALTKLAAKVPASLRSQVGAVNGMFDSGAMPGVDMPAPGQQHPGMSNALVVSGSESASGHPIAVFGPQTGYFAPQLLMLEEIQAPGLSARGVAFSGLNFYVEMGRGPSYAWSATSGEQGTADTFAVKLCNTDGSPATSSSTSYLDNGVCTPMQKLEQTDSWSPTVADGTAAGSYDLVMYRTAYGLVDDTGEVDGAPVAYTVQRATYMHEAVSAIGFEMFNDPSVMATPAGFESAAAQVGYDFNWFYVNSTDTAYFNSGLNPVRASGTDPDLPIWGTPADEWVGWNTATDTSEDTPPTAHPNATDQNYFVSWNNKQALNYSAADGNFSYGPVQRVDLLDQGISSYLASGAKFTRAALVQVMEQAAVTDLRGKEVLPLLLRVIDSQPVTDPAQQALVTELTTWLQAGATITPTSAGATSFQNSAAIQLMDAWWPLLVQAEFEPGMGSSLFTALSNDMQVNDSPSGGQQIAGSGAASSNQAQPHKGSAFQYGWWGYVSKDLRGVLGQPVQDPLPLAYCGNGGGLAACRTALLTSLSAAAAEPAATVYPADAYCSAGDQWCADSIIQDPLGGITDPGTTWQNRPTFQQVVEFPSGP comes from the coding sequence ATGCGCCGATCCCGAAGTGTGCCCCGCCCCGGCCGACGATCCCGCCGCGCGTCCGTGATCGTCGCGTTCGCCGCGGCGGCTGCGCTGATCGCCCCTGCCGCCACCAGTGCCGCACCCAGAACGAACGCCGATCTGCCTGCGGCGGCATCGGCCGTCACCGACTACTGCGGCGGCCAGTGCTCCGACATCCTGCCCCCGGGCGAGAACGGCAACGAGACGCTCGCCCAGATCCTGCTGTTCAAGGTGTTCGGCACCCGGCCGACGAACAACAACGACCAGCTGGCGCCCTACTCGAACCTGGTCTCCTCGTACACCGGGCTGACCGACTCGCAGATCGACACCTTCTACAACAGCTCCGCGCTGGGGGTTCCGGCCAACCAGGTCCAGCGGGTCGAGCGGCCCGAAAGCGGAGTCACCATCGTCCGCGACACCAGCGGCATACCGCACATCTACGGCGACACCCGCGCGGAGGGCGAGTTCGGGGCGGGCTACGCCGGTGCCGAGGACCGGCTGTGGGTGATGGACCTGATGCGGCACCTGGGCCGGGCCGAGCTGACGTCCTTCGCCGGCGGAGCGCCGGCCAACCGGACCCTGGAGCAGAACCTCTGGCAGACCGCCCCCTACACCGAGGCCGACCTCCAGGCGCAGGTCAACGCGCTGGCGTCGGACGGCACGCAGGGCGCCCAGGTCAAGAGCGACATCGACAGCTACCTCGCCGGCGTCAACGGCTACATCGCCCAGGTGAAGGCGGCGGACGACTTCCCCGGCGAGTACGACCTGACCGGCCAGTCGATGCAGCCGTTCACCGAGACCGACATGATCGCCATCGCGGGCGTGGTGGGCGGCCTGTTCGGCAGCGGCGGTGGCGAGGCGATGCAGTCGGCACTGGTCAAGGAGGCGGCCGAGGCGGAGTACGGAGTCTCCCGGGGCGACCAGGTCTGGTCGGCGCTGCGCGAGCAGAACGACCCGGAGGCGACGCTGACCCTGCACAACGGCCAGAGCTTCCCCTACGGCGAGCCCTCGGGGACACCGGTCGCGGCCGCGATGCCCGACCCGGGCACGGTCACCCCGATCACCCTGGTGCAGAACGCGACCGGCTCGGCCGCCGCCTCGGCCGCCAAGCGCGCGACGGCGGCCCCGAAGGCCGGCTCGGCAGCGCTGACGAAGCTCGCCGCCAAGGTGCCCGCCTCGCTGCGCTCCCAAGTCGGCGCGGTGAACGGCATGTTCGACAGCGGTGCCATGCCCGGCGTCGACATGCCCGCCCCGGGCCAGCAGCACCCGGGCATGTCCAACGCGCTGGTGGTCTCCGGCAGCGAGAGCGCCTCCGGGCACCCGATCGCCGTGTTCGGCCCGCAGACCGGCTACTTCGCACCGCAGTTGCTGATGCTGGAGGAGATCCAGGCACCGGGGCTCAGCGCCCGGGGTGTGGCCTTCTCCGGGCTGAACTTCTACGTGGAGATGGGGCGCGGTCCCAGCTATGCCTGGAGCGCGACCTCCGGTGAGCAGGGCACCGCCGACACCTTCGCGGTGAAGCTGTGCAACACCGACGGCAGCCCGGCCACCAGCAGCTCCACCTCCTACCTGGACAACGGGGTCTGCACCCCCATGCAGAAACTGGAGCAGACGGACTCCTGGAGCCCGACGGTCGCCGACGGGACCGCGGCCGGCTCCTACGACCTGGTCATGTACCGCACCGCCTACGGCCTGGTGGACGACACCGGCGAAGTGGACGGGGCACCGGTGGCCTACACCGTGCAGCGCGCCACCTACATGCACGAGGCGGTGTCCGCGATCGGCTTCGAGATGTTCAACGACCCCAGCGTGATGGCCACGCCGGCCGGCTTCGAGAGCGCCGCGGCCCAGGTCGGCTACGACTTCAACTGGTTCTACGTGAACTCCACCGACACCGCGTACTTCAACTCCGGCCTCAACCCGGTACGTGCCTCGGGCACCGATCCCGACCTCCCGATCTGGGGCACTCCGGCCGACGAGTGGGTCGGCTGGAACACGGCCACCGACACTTCCGAGGACACTCCGCCCACGGCCCACCCCAACGCCACCGACCAGAACTACTTCGTCAGTTGGAACAACAAGCAGGCCCTGAACTACAGTGCCGCGGACGGCAACTTCAGCTACGGCCCGGTCCAACGCGTCGACCTGCTGGACCAGGGGATCAGCTCCTACCTGGCCAGCGGCGCGAAGTTCACCCGGGCCGCCCTGGTCCAGGTGATGGAGCAGGCGGCCGTCACCGACCTGCGCGGCAAGGAGGTGCTGCCGCTGCTGCTCCGGGTGATCGACAGTCAGCCGGTGACCGACCCCGCACAACAGGCCCTGGTCACCGAACTGACGACCTGGCTCCAGGCCGGCGCCACCATCACCCCCACCAGCGCGGGCGCCACCTCCTTCCAGAACTCCGCGGCGATCCAGCTCATGGACGCCTGGTGGCCGCTGCTGGTGCAGGCCGAGTTCGAGCCGGGGATGGGCAGCAGCCTGTTCACCGCCCTGAGCAACGACATGCAGGTCAACGACTCGCCCTCGGGCGGCCAGCAGATCGCCGGTTCCGGCGCCGCCTCGTCCAACCAGGCCCAGCCGCACAAGGGTTCGGCCTTCCAGTACGGCTGGTGGGGATACGTCAGCAAGGACCTGCGCGGAGTCCTCGGCCAACCCGTCCAGGACCCGCTGCCGTTGGCCTACTGCGGCAACGGCGGTGGCCTGGCGGCCTGCCGTACCGCGCTGCTGACCTCGCTGTCCGCCGCGGCGGCGGAACCCGCCGCCACGGTCTACCCCGCTGACGCGTACTGCTCGGCGGGCGACCAGTGGTGCGCCGACAGCATCATCCAGGACCCGCTCGGCGGGATCACCGACCCGGGAACGACCTGGCAGAACCGCCCCACCTTCCAGCAGGTGGTCGAGTTCCCGTCCGGGCCCTGA
- a CDS encoding PRC-barrel domain-containing protein has protein sequence MENGMWGYQADSGYQTGTDLTGYKVEATDGHIGKVDEHSQEVGTGYIVVDTGPWIFGKHVLLPAGTITSVDAANETVHVGRTKEEIKNSPEFDKDKHTGNADYQQQVGSYYDGNTSLS, from the coding sequence GTGGAGAACGGCATGTGGGGCTACCAGGCAGACTCCGGCTACCAGACCGGTACCGACCTGACCGGCTACAAGGTCGAGGCGACCGACGGCCACATCGGCAAGGTGGACGAGCACTCGCAGGAAGTCGGCACCGGATACATCGTTGTCGACACCGGACCGTGGATCTTCGGCAAGCACGTCCTGCTCCCGGCCGGGACGATCACCTCCGTGGACGCCGCCAACGAGACCGTCCACGTCGGCCGCACCAAGGAAGAGATCAAGAACTCCCCCGAGTTCGACAAGGACAAGCACACCGGCAACGCCGACTACCAGCAGCAGGTCGGCAGCTACTACGACGGCAACACGTCGCTCAGCTGA